In the Deinococcus ficus genome, one interval contains:
- a CDS encoding YkgJ family cysteine cluster protein, whose protein sequence is MTDRFAAPPESPPRSPLVRECTGCGACCAAPDIHALKKPLGVPCAHLQPDCRCGIYAARPAVCRHYQPDWVCGEVAPLPTLDARIRRFLEIYGLEAETPG, encoded by the coding sequence TTGACCGACCGCTTCGCCGCGCCCCCCGAATCCCCGCCCCGCAGCCCGCTCGTGCGCGAGTGCACCGGCTGCGGGGCCTGCTGCGCCGCGCCGGACATCCACGCGCTGAAAAAGCCCCTGGGCGTGCCCTGCGCGCACCTGCAACCGGACTGCCGCTGCGGCATCTACGCCGCGCGGCCCGCCGTGTGCCGCCACTACCAGCCGGACTGGGTGTGCGGCGAGGTCGCGCCCCTGCCCACCCTGGACGCCCGCATCCGGCGCTTCCTGGAAATCTACGGCCTGGAAGCGGAGACGCCCGGCTAA
- the hisC gene encoding histidinol-phosphate transaminase, producing MTVQEPAAHAEPAGIRPAVRAVPAYPFTSIDVPIKLDQNESPYDFPEELKQEVYRRLAERDFNRYPDLHADALKHLIGRYEDWPHTGVVLTPGSNVLIKILTELAGIEQTVLTTNPTFSVYSLEAQLLDATLVQVPLNPDFSLPAAALKTELARHKPGVLAIAQPHAPTGHIDTDADLLELLEAARDWVVVIDEAYHQFSGTDRRDLVRRYPNALSLRTFSKAWGLAGIRAGYALAGPEVAENLQKLVSAFNVNVMTETVLEVALEHPEYMKARIEQCLRERARIQAALADHPNCQVLPSQANFFLMRTPNADLAYAHLLAHGIVTRRQDNLHMLQGCLRVAVGTPQENDRFIAAMKAFH from the coding sequence ATGACCGTCCAGGAACCCGCCGCGCACGCGGAACCCGCCGGCATCCGCCCGGCCGTCCGCGCGGTGCCCGCCTACCCCTTCACGTCCATCGACGTGCCCATCAAACTCGACCAGAACGAAAGCCCCTACGACTTCCCCGAGGAACTCAAGCAGGAAGTCTACCGCCGGCTCGCCGAACGCGACTTCAACCGCTACCCCGACCTGCACGCCGACGCCCTCAAGCACCTGATCGGCCGCTACGAGGACTGGCCGCACACCGGCGTGGTCCTCACGCCCGGCAGCAACGTCCTGATCAAGATCCTCACCGAACTCGCCGGCATCGAGCAGACGGTCCTGACCACCAACCCCACCTTCAGCGTGTACAGCCTCGAAGCGCAGCTGCTGGACGCCACACTCGTGCAGGTGCCGCTGAACCCCGACTTCTCCCTGCCAGCCGCCGCGCTGAAGACCGAACTCGCCCGGCACAAACCCGGCGTGCTCGCCATCGCGCAGCCCCACGCCCCCACCGGCCACATCGACACCGACGCCGACCTGCTCGAACTGCTGGAGGCCGCCCGCGACTGGGTGGTCGTGATCGACGAGGCCTACCACCAGTTCAGCGGCACCGACCGCCGCGACCTCGTGCGCCGCTACCCCAACGCCCTGAGCCTGCGCACCTTCAGCAAGGCCTGGGGCCTGGCCGGCATCCGCGCCGGGTACGCCCTGGCCGGCCCCGAGGTCGCCGAGAACCTCCAGAAGCTCGTGTCGGCATTCAACGTGAACGTGATGACCGAAACCGTGCTGGAAGTCGCGCTGGAACACCCCGAGTACATGAAAGCCCGCATCGAGCAGTGCCTGCGCGAACGCGCCCGCATCCAGGCCGCGCTGGCCGACCACCCCAACTGCCAGGTGCTGCCCAGCCAGGCGAACTTCTTCCTGATGCGCACCCCCAACGCCGACCTCGCCTACGCGCACCTGCTCGCGCACGGCATCGTCACCCGCCGGCAGGACAACCTGCACATGCTCCAGGGCTGCCTGCGCGTGGCGGTGGGCACCCCGCAGGAAAACGACCGCTTCATCGCCGCGATGAAAGCCTTCCACTGA
- the chrA gene encoding chromate efflux transporter produces MPALSAVLEVFRVFLRLGLTSFGGPVAHLGFFRAEFVGRRGWLTEEAYADVVALAQFLPGPASSQVGLAVGFLRAGAWGALAAWVGFTLPSALVMLAFALGVGGLGDVAGAGWLAGLKVAAVAVVAQAVAGMWGSLVAGEGRPGRVRAALALGVMALLVVWPGAGVQVGALLACALVGWRLLPVRSGGAGHLPPVRLSRRVGAGLLLACAGLLLVLPALSELGGGWAILDATVRAGALVFGGGHVVLPLLEAGFVPHLLSHEAFVAGYGVANAVPGPLFTFATYLGGAQGAVGAAWGALVATLGVFLPGALLMLGALPFWAALAGNAGARAAMGGLNAGVVGLLLAALYSPVFTSGVTGPASLALAVLAYAALTAGRWPAWAVVAACAAAGALLL; encoded by the coding sequence ATGCCTGCCCTGTCTGCCGTGCTGGAGGTCTTCCGCGTGTTCCTGCGCCTGGGCCTGACGTCGTTCGGGGGGCCGGTGGCGCACCTGGGGTTTTTCCGCGCGGAGTTCGTGGGGAGGCGCGGGTGGCTCACGGAGGAGGCGTACGCGGACGTGGTGGCGCTGGCGCAGTTCCTGCCGGGCCCGGCGAGCAGCCAGGTGGGGCTGGCGGTGGGGTTCCTGCGGGCGGGCGCGTGGGGGGCGCTGGCGGCGTGGGTGGGGTTCACGCTGCCGAGCGCGCTGGTGATGCTGGCGTTCGCGCTGGGCGTGGGCGGGCTGGGGGACGTGGCGGGCGCGGGGTGGCTCGCGGGCCTGAAGGTGGCGGCGGTGGCGGTGGTGGCGCAGGCGGTGGCGGGCATGTGGGGCAGCCTGGTGGCCGGGGAGGGCCGGCCCGGACGGGTGCGGGCCGCGCTGGCGCTGGGCGTGATGGCCCTGCTGGTCGTCTGGCCGGGCGCGGGGGTGCAGGTGGGGGCGCTGCTGGCGTGCGCGCTGGTGGGGTGGCGCCTGCTGCCGGTCCGGTCGGGCGGGGCGGGGCACCTCCCGCCGGTGCGCCTGTCGCGGCGGGTGGGGGCGGGGCTGCTGCTGGCGTGCGCGGGGCTGCTGCTGGTCCTGCCGGCGCTTTCGGAGCTGGGGGGCGGGTGGGCGATTCTGGACGCGACGGTGCGGGCGGGCGCGCTGGTGTTCGGGGGCGGGCACGTGGTGTTGCCGCTGCTGGAGGCGGGCTTCGTGCCGCACCTGCTGTCGCACGAGGCGTTCGTGGCGGGGTACGGGGTGGCGAACGCGGTGCCGGGGCCGCTGTTCACGTTCGCCACGTACCTGGGCGGGGCGCAGGGCGCGGTGGGGGCGGCGTGGGGGGCGCTGGTGGCCACGCTGGGCGTGTTCCTGCCGGGCGCACTGCTGATGCTGGGCGCCCTGCCGTTCTGGGCGGCGCTGGCGGGGAACGCGGGCGCCCGCGCGGCGATGGGCGGCCTGAACGCGGGCGTGGTGGGGCTGCTCCTGGCGGCGCTGTACAGCCCGGTGTTCACGTCCGGGGTGACCGGGCCGGCCTCGCTGGCCCTGGCGGTGCTGGCGTACGCGGCGCTCACGGCGGGGCGATGGCCGGCGTGGGCGGTGGTGGCGGCGTGCGCGGCGGCCGGGGCATTGCTGCTTTAG